CACTCCCGCTCATCCGAGGAAACAAAGTGGGCGTTGCCGCTCACGCCGGTGTGAACGGCCGCGCCGCCCAATTGCTCGAAGGTCACTTCCTCGCCCGTCACCGCCTTGATCACATCGGGGCCGGTGATGAACATCTTGCTGAGGCCGTCCACCATGAAGACGAAATCGGTGATGGCGGGGGAGTAGACCGCCCCGCCGGCGCAGGGGCCGAGGATGACCGAAATTTGCGGGATGACGCCCGAGGCCAGGGTGTTGTTGCGGAAGATCTGGGCGTAGCCGTGCAGGGAGAGCACCCCTTCCTGGATGCGCGCCCCGCCCGAGTCGAGAATCTGGACCATGGGGGCGCCCGCCTTCATGGCGAGCTCCTGGAGCCGGATGATCTTGGCGGCGTGCATCTCCCCGAGGGAGCCGCCGAGGGAGCCGAAATCCTGCGAGACGGCGAAGACGAGCTGGCCGTCCACCCGGCCGCTGCCGGTCACCACCCCGTCGCCGGGCACGCGCTTTTCCCCCATCCCGAACTCGGTCGATCGCGTTTCGACGA
The bacterium genome window above contains:
- a CDS encoding methylmalonyl-CoA carboxyltransferase, producing the protein MSDRFEELRERTAAARARGGEASKERQRKQDKLTARERLNLLLDPGSFSEIDMFVETRSTEFGMGEKRVPGDGVVTGSGRVDGQLVFAVSQDFGSLGGSLGEMHAAKIIRLQELAMKAGAPMVQILDSGGARIQEGVLSLHGYAQIFRNNTLASGVIPQISVILGPCAGGAVYSPAITDFVFMVDGLSKMFITGPDVIKAVTGEEVTFEQLGGAAVHTGVSGNAHFVSSDERE